Part of the Candidatus Cloacimonadota bacterium genome, GATGAGGCCGTTCAGCGCGGAAACCCGCGGATAGCGCTGCGGATGCCGCGTGGCCTGGATCAGGTGCAGGATGTAATCCTTCAGCTTTTCCTCCATGTGCAGCGCCGCGATCACGCCCCGCATGGCTTCCAGATCCTGCGGACGCAGAACCTGTCGCACTTTAAGCTCGCGCTCCACCACCATCCGGTCCAGGATCAGCCTTTCTTCCTCGAAGCTGGGGTACTTGATCTTCAGCTTCATCAGAAAGCGGTCGATCTGCGCTTCCGGCAAGGGATAGGTGCCTTCCTGCTCGATCGGGTTCTGGGTGGCCATCACGAAAAAGGGTTTGGGCAGAGGATAAGTGGTGTCGCCGATGGTCACCTGGCGTTCCTGCATCGCCTCCAGCAGTGCTGATTGCACTTTGGAGGGGGCGCGGTTGATCTCGTCCGCCAGGATGAAATTGGCAAAGACCGGGCCCTGCTTGGGCGTGAATTCCCCGGTTTTCTGGTTATAGACCAAAGTGCCGGTGATATCTGCCGGAAGTAGGTCAGGGGTGAATTGGATGCGTTTGTAGCTGGCGTCGAAAGCGCCAGCGAGGGTACTCAGAATGAGGGTTTTGGCCAGGCCGGGAACACCTTCGATCAGCACGTGCCCGTTGGCCAAAAGACCGATCAGCAGACGGTCGATCACTGCTTGCTGCCCCACGATCACCTTGCCGATCTCGGCCCGGAGTGTGTCCAGAACCGCCGAACTCTGCTCCACCCGCAGGTTTATCTCATCGATGTTCATCATTTCTCCAGATTTCCCCTCCGAAAAAAAACCGGGAACAGGCAGATACCGTATTCCCGATCAGGTTAAATTGTCTATCGGCTCCACGAAGACATTGGCTGTGGCTGTTAAACCGCCTTGCGGACCTTGTTCGCCTTCAGGCAGGAAGAGCAGACTTTCACTTTCTTCACTCCGCTGCCGATGAAGGCGCGAACTTCATGCAAATTCGGATAAAAACGCCGCTTGGTGGCATTCAGCGCGTGGCTGCGGTGATTGCCGACCTGGGCTTGCTTTCCACATATATCGCATATTCTTGACATCTTTCACCGTCCAGATTGTTTTCTTTGAAGCCATCTTTTTCGCCCACGCTTTTTTGACAAGGATTATTTGCGCCGGCTGGCCTCGCTCGCCGGCATTTCAACTTTGCGGGCAAAGGCGCTGCTGCCGGTAGTCCGTGAATTCCCGGATCAGGTCGGCGACAAGTTCCTTGACGCTGATGATCTTTTCCACCAGATAGGCATTGGCCCCGGCAAAGGCGAAACCTTCGGTCATCACACCGTTCCGCGCATTTTGCAGCGCCAGGGCGATGCAATAGGGGGCCTCGCGGTAATCGCAGGTCTTGAGGCATTTCCAGGG contains:
- a CDS encoding MoxR family ATPase → MNIDEINLRVEQSSAVLDTLRAEIGKVIVGQQAVIDRLLIGLLANGHVLIEGVPGLAKTLILSTLAGAFDASYKRIQFTPDLLPADITGTLVYNQKTGEFTPKQGPVFANFILADEINRAPSKVQSALLEAMQERQVTIGDTTYPLPKPFFVMATQNPIEQEGTYPLPEAQIDRFLMKLKIKYPSFEEERLILDRMVVERELKVRQVLRPQDLEAMRGVIAALHMEEKLKDYILHLIQATRHPQRYPRVSALNGLIQYGASPRATIYLARAAKAHAYLQHRGYVIPDDIKAVGKDVLRHRIILSYEAEAEAVSTEEIITRIFEEIEVP
- the rpmB gene encoding 50S ribosomal protein L28; this encodes MSRICDICGKQAQVGNHRSHALNATKRRFYPNLHEVRAFIGSGVKKVKVCSSCLKANKVRKAV